The Coffea arabica cultivar ET-39 chromosome 1e, Coffea Arabica ET-39 HiFi, whole genome shotgun sequence genome has a window encoding:
- the LOC113692397 gene encoding uncharacterized protein — MHLQTAADEVRCKTFPMFLKGKARLWFQGLAPGSIRNFPVLARQFVAQFVSSKTYSKNAAHLIAIRQKPDESLRNFMTRFNTESLQIRDKDEKVVMAAFMNGLRAEELFYKLAEKPPVDLKELLIRAHAAANAEEAARLKRESDRELGDRRGRGDPENKDGPAKKNVFDRLSKEKAPAQPPLPEKGYTPLTRPRAKILAVMEAEGLGERPPKMGTPRNKRNQDRYCAFHRDVGHDTEGCWALRKEIEALIQRGFLGRFVRHAARKNRRPPPEGDDSLKRLRMDKEITFGSRDAVPLASGNHEAIVIDVVTNNYRVKKVYVDQGSALDILFYRVFKELGLKDGQLTPVRTPLVGFTGPPINPEGKFTLMVTVGQAPKYWTIPVNFVVVKQQSPYNVFLGRPALNALRAIPSSLHLSVKFPTPRGIAEVHGDPEVARACYLAMLRGQEKVVAQTTSPEPYIPGEEARQLGTQDEIKGFPLREDRPDQVLRIGASLPPEEKEGLKALLIE, encoded by the exons ATGCATCTGCAAACCGCTGCAGATGAAGTCCGCTGCAAAACCTTTCCCATGTTTCTGAAGGGGAAGGCCCGGCTCTGGTTCCAGGGTCTGGCACCGGGGTCCATCCGGAATTTCCCCGTGCTGGCCAGACAATTCGTCGCCCAGTTCGTCTCCTCGAAGACTTACTCGAAAAATGCAGCTCACCTGATAGCAATCAGGCAGAAGCCGGACGAGTCCCTGAGGAATTTCATGACCCGCTTCAACACGGAGAGCTTGCAGATCAGGGACAAGGATGAGAAGGTGGTCATGGCCGCCTTCATGAACGGGCTCAGGGCGGAGGAGCTCTTCTACAAGCTGGCTGAGAAGCCTCCTGTGGACCTGAAGGAGCTCTTGATCAGGGCACACGCTGCCGCTAACGCGGAGGAGGCGGCACGCCTGAAAAGGGAGTCGGATCGGGAGCTCGGCGATCGGAGAGGACGTGGAGACCCCGAAAATAAAGACGGCCCGGCCAAGAAGAACGTTTTTGACCGACTCTCAAAGGAGAAAGCCCCCGCTCAGCCACCGCTTCCAGAAAAAGGGTACACCCCCCTGACTCGACCCAGAGCCAAAATCCTAGCCGTTATGGAGGCGGAGGGCCTGGGGGAACGGCCGCCTAAGATGGGGACACCCCGGAACAAGAGAAACCAGGACCGGTACTGTGCCTTCCACCGTGATGTTGGGCATGATACGGAGGGGTGCTGGGCCCTGCGAAAGGAGATCGAAGCTCTGATTCAGCGCGGCTTCCTGGGGCGATTCGTGCG CCATGCAGCTCGGAAGAACAGGCGGCCTCCCCCCGAGGGGGATGATTCCCTGAAGCGCTTGCGCATGGATAAGGAGATCACCTTCGGATCAAGGGATGCGGTTCCCCTGGCGTCTGGAAACCACGAGGCCATCGTGATAGACGTCGTGACCAATAACTATCGGGTGAAGAAAGTGTACGTCGACCAGGGGAGCGCATTGGACATCCTGTTTTACAGGGTGTTCAAGGAGCTCGGCTTGAAGGACGGACAGCTAACCCCGGTTCGGACACCCCTGGTGGGCTTCACCGGACCGCCCATCAATCCGGAGGGGAAGTTCACCCTGATGGTCACGGTAGGGCAGGCGCCCAAATACTGGACCATCCCCGTCAATTTCGTGGTGGTCAAACAACAATCCCCATACAACGTGTTCTTGGGACGGCCCGCCTTGAATGCCCTCCGAGCTATCCCCTCGTCTCTCCACCTCAGCGTCAAATTCCCCACCCCGAGAGGAATAGCTGAGGTGCATGGAGATCCAGAGGTGGCCAGAGCTTGCTACTTAGCCATGCTCCGGGGGCAGGAGAAGGTGGTCGCCCAGACGACCAGCCCGGAGCCCTATATCCCAGGGGAGGAGGCTCGGCAGTTGGGCACCCAGGACGAGATCAAGGGGTTCCCCCTGAGGGAGGACAGGCCCGACCAGGTCCTCCGCATTGGCGCGTCGCTACCCCCCGAGGAGAAGGAGGGTTTGAAGGCCCTATTGATAGAATAG
- the LOC140016277 gene encoding uncharacterized protein, translated as MTKWAVELAEHDIAYRPRTAIKAQALADFLAEGASLSLAEPISPLKEARPGEPWVLFMDGVSSKEGSGASLLLISSTGKELTYALRFDFLASNNEAEYEALLTGLRIAHQMGVTAIKARSDSQLVVHPVRGEYEAKEDIMKKYLAKVREAISLFHVFEIERVAGSQNKRADALSKLASSSFAHLNKKVLVELVKQKSIGQVQVLAIDSPATWMTPLVDFLRSGVLPKDKTEARLLQLRAAKYAYAGGTFYRRSYLSPWLKCVTPEEGDYVL; from the coding sequence ATGACCAAGTGGGCCGTCGAGCTAGCCGAGCATGACATTGCCTATCGACCCCGCACCGCTATCAAAGCTCAGGCCCTGGCGGACTTCCTTGCTGAGGGAGCCAGCTTGTCCCTGGCCGAGCCGATCTCTCCGCTCAAGGAGGCACGGCCGGGAGAGCCGTGGGTACTGTTCATGGACGGGGTCTCGAGCAAGGAAGGGAGCGGAGCCAGCCTCCTGCTCATCTCGTCCACCGGGAAGGAGCTAACCTACGCGCTTAGATTTGACTTCCTGGCATCCAACAACGAGGCAGAATACGAGGCCCTGCTGACTGGATTGCGGATAGCCCACCAGATGGGTGTAACCGCGATCAAAGCCCGGAGTGACTCCCAGCTCGTAGTCCACCCGGTTCGCGGAGAGTACGAGGCCAAGGAGGACATCATGAAAAAATACTTGGCCAAGGTACGGGAGGCGATAAGCCTGTTTCATGTCTTCGAAATCGAGCGGGTGGCAGGATCACAGAACAAGCGTGCGGATGCCCTGTCAAAACTGGCATCCTCCTCGTTTGCGCATCTGAACAAGAAAGTCTTGGTAGAGTTGGTCAAGCAAAAAAGTATTGGCCAGGTCCAAGTCTTGGCCATAGACAGCCCGGCCACTTGGATGACTCCTCTCGTAGACTTCCTCAGATCGGGTGTCCTCCCCAAGGATAAAACCGAGGCTCGTCTACTCCAGCTCAGAGCTGCTAAGTACGCCTACGCTGGGGGGACCTTCTACAGGAGGTCGTATTTGTCTCCCTGGCTAAAGTGCGTGACTCCCGAGGAAGGCGACTATGTCCTCTGA